A single Salmo trutta chromosome 14, fSalTru1.1, whole genome shotgun sequence DNA region contains:
- the LOC115208616 gene encoding N-acetylmuramoyl-L-alanine amidase, whose protein sequence is MTTVVLWLFIVVGTCYSVLCSEDHLRDMDSFISAVEQAEESNPDLSPLALVRRLRRTAGHEDPLTLHFLGASNNISHTHTFVFNTTLFGFFDKAIHHFVTDRGEERGVVLTQDGTTVAIAPMLLGIEVGLKAKLEGTPPLGMFPLTLAKNLGLSFLSLQDFPPAQRLGPDGCWDNVTHPRVFQLSRVPTLATDALVNGGMDGSILGMDLATLAPSEQPGKLSKVLKGYYNHVLEGQDLGVVSSHISPKRREIAQALLGTLDTQRQVMETLYLVWRLEDTQWIAKDTGVEKAVRDGMLEFVHRYWDCPPIIPRCQWGAAPYRGSPFPLALPLPFLYIHHTYEPNRPCHSFRQCSRSMRAMQRFHQEDRGWADIGYSFVVGSDGYIYEGRGWHHLGTHTRGQNSYGYGVAFIGNYSASLPSRHALDLVRQHLAKCAVDGGRLQANFTLHGHRQLVDTSCPGDALYSEIRGWEHFGETSSSKKDQ, encoded by the exons ATGACTACAGTGGTTCTATGGCTCTTCATTGTGGTTGGAACGTGCTACAGCGTTCTCTGTTCAG AGGACCACCTGCGGGACATGGACAGTTTCATAAGTGCCGTAGAGCAGGCTGAGGAGTCGAACCCAGACCTGTCCCCACTAGCCCTTGTGAGGAGGCTCCGCAGGACGGCCGGACATGAGGACCCACTCACCCTGCACTTCCTGGGGGCCTCCAACAACATCAGCCACACCCACACCTTCGTGTTCAACACCACTCTCTTTGGCTTCTTCGACAAAGCCATCCACCATTTTGTGACGGAccgtggtgaggagagaggggtcgTTCTGACCCAAGATGGCACCACAGTGGCCATCGCTCCCATGCTTCTAGGCATTGAGGTGGGTCTGAAAGCTAAGCTGGAGGGCACCCCTCCTCTGGGCATGTTTCCCCTCACCTTGGCCAAAAACCTAGGGTTGTCGTTCCTTAGCCTCCAGGACTTTCCACCTGCTCAGCGTCTGGGGCCGGACGGCTGCTGGGACAACGTGACCCACCCCAGGGTGTTCCAGCTGTCGCGGGTGCCCACCCTGGCCACCGATGCCCTCGTCAACGGGGGAATGGATGGGTCCATTTTGGGCATGGATCTTGCCACCCTGGCCCCCTCTGAACAGCCTGGTAAACTCAGCAAGGTTCTGAAGGGTTACTACAACCATGTCCTGGAGGGGCAAGACCTGGGGGTTGTATCCAGCCACATCAGCCCCAAGCGCAGAGAGATTGCCCAAGCCCTGCTGGGCACCCTGGACACCCAGAGACAGGTGATGGAGACCCTATACCTGGTGTGGAGGCTGGAGGACACTCAGTGGATAGCCAAGGATACAGGGGTGGAAAAAGCAGTGAGAGACGGAATGCTGGAATTTGTCCACAGATACTGGG acTGCCCTCCCATCATCCCACGGTGTCAGTGGGGGGCAGCACCCTACCGAGGATCTCCCTTCCCTCTTGCCCTGCCCCTCCCCTTCCTGTATATCCACCACACCTACGAGCCAAACAGGCCCTGTCACTCCTTCCGGCAGTGCTCCAGGAGCATGAGGGCCATGCAGCGCTTCCACCAAGAAGACCGCGGCTGGGCCGACATCGGATATAG CTTTGTAGTGGGTTCTGACGGGTACATCTACGAGGGGCGCGGCTGGCATCACCTTGGCACCCACACCAGGGGGCAGAACTCTTATGGTTACGGCGTGGCCTTCATTGGCAACTACTCCGCCTCTCTTCCCTCACGCCACGCCCTGGATCTGGTGCGCCAACACCTGGCCAAGTGTGCAGTGGATGGCGGGCGCCTGCAGGCCAACTTCACCCTCCACGGGCACCGGCAGCTGGTGGACACCTCCTGTCCAGGAGACGCACTCTACTCCGAGATAAGGGGCTGGGAGCACTTTGGG GAAACAAGCTCATCGAAAAAGGACCAATGA
- the LOC115147843 gene encoding uncharacterized protein LOC115147843, with product MKAWLLTGKAPTGPPSSYIGSIESLPEVCSRGPEASNAVEEVCSDTMKIEATGNLQKTGNCISKLVLLSTESRPEVCIRVPEVYSGGPEVCSGVPEVYSGGPEVCSGVPEVFSGGPEVCSGVPEVYSGGPEVCSGVPEVYSGGPEVCSGVPEVYSGGPEVCSGVPEVYSGGPEVCRGCPEVFSEVPEAPNAVEEVSSHTKTEAAEDLRDTENVFSKVVSSKGWLKEGWEDQLTRDFNDMIAKLPKSYFGSNESLPEVCCGESNAAEVVRSDTKKQKENGVLRCFRRVWKFFTCTNSLPKEE from the exons ATGAAGGCCTGGCTCCTGACAGGGAAGGCTCCCACTGGACCTCCATCT TCGTATATCGGATCCATCGAGAGCCTTCCTGAGGTGTGCAGCAGAGGTCCTGAGGCGTCAAATGCAGTGGAAGAGGTGTGCAGTGACACAATGAAGATAGAGGCTACTGGAAATCTTCAGAAAACTGGAAATTGCATAAGCAAGTTGGTGCTCCTATCCACTGAGAGCCGTCCTGAGGTGTGCATTAGAGTGCCTGAAGTGTACAGTGGAGGTCCAGAGGTATGCAGTGGAGTACCTGAAGTGTACAGTGGAGGTCCAGAGGTATGCAGTGGAGTGCCTGAGGTGTTCAGTGGAGGTCCAGAGGTATGCAGTGGAGTGCCTGAAGTGTACAGTGGAGGTCCAGAGGTATGCAGTGGAGTGCCTGAAGTGTACAGTGGAGGTCCAGAGGTATGCAGTGGAGTGCCTGAAGTGTACAGTGGAGGTCCAGAGGTATGCAGTGGAGTGCCTGAAGTGTACAGTGGAGGTCCTGAGGTGTGCAGGGGATGTCCTGAGGTGTTCAGTGAGGTGCCTGAGGCACCAAACGCAGTGGAAGAGGTGTCCAGTCATACAAAGACAGAGGCTGCTGAAGACCTTCGGGACACTGAAAATGTCTTCAGCAAGGTGGTGAGCTCCAAAGGGTGGCTGAAGGAGGGCTGGGAAGATCAGCTGACCAGAGACTTCAATGATATGATTGCAAAACTCCCAAAG TCCTATTTTGGATCCAACGAGAGCCTTCCTGAGGTGTGCTGCGGGGAGTCGAACGCAGCAGAAGTGGTGCGCAGTGACACAAAGAAGCAGAAGGAAAATGGCGTTCTACGATGCTTCCGACGTGTGTGGAAGTTCTTCACATGCACCAACAGCCTCCCCAAAGAGGAGTGA